In Candidatus Kaistella beijingensis, a genomic segment contains:
- the porL gene encoding type IX secretion system motor protein PorL/GldL yields MFKTKEATYNFIYSIGAAIVILGALFKLTHWSLGPISGNMVLAIGLITEAIIFTIFAFDAPKTEESYAWENVYPELLDKDAKPNPKHSTLGFQSAEVKELETSLSDKLDKMLADAKLDVDLFERLRTGIDKFSSSVDQINQTVDVSSATSKYNDQLMLAASHLESMNALYALQLAHGKEQTEYSKKYVEDMQKSAAHSEKFNEELSGLTSNLNNLNRVYGGMLSAMKS; encoded by the coding sequence ATGTTCAAAACTAAAGAAGCAACGTACAATTTTATCTACTCAATTGGAGCAGCCATCGTAATCTTAGGAGCTCTTTTCAAGTTGACTCACTGGAGTTTGGGTCCAATTTCTGGTAATATGGTTTTAGCAATTGGATTGATTACAGAAGCAATTATCTTCACCATTTTTGCATTTGATGCACCAAAAACAGAAGAATCTTATGCATGGGAAAATGTATATCCAGAATTATTAGATAAAGATGCTAAACCAAATCCTAAACATTCTACTTTAGGTTTCCAATCAGCTGAAGTAAAAGAATTAGAAACTTCACTATCAGATAAGTTAGACAAAATGCTTGCAGACGCTAAATTGGATGTGGATTTATTCGAAAGATTAAGAACAGGAATTGACAAATTCTCTAGCTCAGTTGACCAAATTAACCAAACAGTTGATGTATCTTCTGCTACAAGCAAATACAACGATCAGTTGATGTTGGCTGCGAGTCATTTGGAAAGTATGAATGCTCTTTACGCTTTACAATTGGCACACGGAAAAGAACAAACCGAGTACAGTAAAAAATATGTGGAAGATATGCAGAAGTCTGCAGCTCACTCAGAAAAATTCAACGAGGAATTATCAGGATTAACTTCTAACTTAAATAATCTTAACAGAGTTTACGGCGGAATGCTTAGTGCAATGAAATCATAG
- the porK gene encoding T9SS ring complex lipoprotein PorK/GldK, giving the protein MKRIFLVLLSASVVASCSKRGSSSAGKPGMKGELVPKGKAKSFVAERPYGMVAIPAGSYVMGMADQDFTNTPEKANLKTVTVSSFFMDETEITNAEYRVFINYVRDSIARTLLAEAAGEGGSTGNGTGIGDYAYASKKAGDTKTAYQEFMDSQGGRDGYDESKKLDWNVPLRWKTSDYPDVQYAEVLESMYIPPAERINNERIVDSRKLKYAYNWEDIESAVKDKSRGTKYLKKESIAVYPDTTVWIKDFNYAYNEPLYDGYFWHSAYKNYPVVGVTWDQARAYCNFKSKLKSDYNESLKKKKQKPMAFRLPTEAEWEYAARGGRENATYPWGGPYLQDDRGCYLANFKPKRGNYIEDEKKGTYTYTAPVKQFQKNGYGLYDMAGNVAEWTESPYNNSTYQFASTLNPYLSNQAYREPRKTVRGGSWKDVGYLLMTGARDYERKDSARSYIGFRTVQDIPEGTAKFRKRTN; this is encoded by the coding sequence ATGAAAAGAATATTTCTTGTATTATTATCAGCATCTGTAGTAGCCTCATGTTCCAAGCGTGGAAGCTCTTCTGCGGGTAAACCAGGTATGAAGGGAGAGCTAGTTCCTAAAGGAAAAGCGAAATCATTTGTCGCCGAAAGACCTTATGGAATGGTTGCTATTCCTGCAGGCTCTTATGTAATGGGTATGGCTGATCAGGATTTCACCAATACACCAGAAAAAGCAAACCTGAAAACAGTAACTGTTTCTTCATTTTTTATGGACGAAACCGAAATTACCAATGCAGAATACAGGGTGTTTATTAATTATGTAAGAGATTCTATCGCTCGCACATTGCTTGCAGAAGCAGCTGGTGAAGGTGGTTCAACCGGAAATGGGACTGGAATTGGCGATTATGCTTATGCCTCAAAAAAAGCAGGCGATACCAAAACTGCTTACCAGGAGTTCATGGACTCACAAGGAGGTAGAGATGGTTACGATGAATCAAAAAAATTGGATTGGAATGTACCTTTAAGGTGGAAAACTTCCGATTATCCAGATGTGCAATATGCTGAAGTTTTGGAATCAATGTATATTCCGCCTGCCGAAAGAATTAATAACGAGAGAATTGTTGACAGCAGAAAACTAAAATATGCTTACAATTGGGAAGATATTGAGTCTGCAGTTAAAGATAAATCGAGAGGAACAAAATATTTGAAAAAGGAAAGTATTGCTGTTTATCCCGATACCACCGTTTGGATTAAGGATTTTAATTATGCTTATAACGAACCGCTTTATGATGGATATTTTTGGCACAGTGCTTATAAAAATTATCCAGTTGTAGGGGTAACCTGGGATCAGGCAAGAGCTTACTGTAATTTTAAATCAAAATTGAAGTCAGACTATAATGAATCTTTGAAGAAGAAGAAACAAAAACCAATGGCCTTCAGACTTCCGACAGAAGCAGAATGGGAATATGCAGCAAGAGGTGGTAGAGAAAATGCTACCTATCCTTGGGGAGGACCATATTTACAGGATGATCGAGGATGTTATTTAGCCAACTTCAAACCGAAAAGAGGTAACTATATCGAAGACGAGAAAAAAGGAACTTATACCTATACTGCGCCGGTGAAGCAGTTTCAAAAAAATGGATATGGACTTTACGATATGGCAGGAAATGTCGCTGAGTGGACAGAATCTCCGTACAACAACTCAACTTATCAGTTCGCATCAACTTTAAATCCATACTTGTCAAACCAAGCATACAGAGAGCCTAGAAAAACGGTACGTGGCGGTTCTTGGAAAGATGTTGGTTACCTATTAATGACAGGAGCAAGAGATTATGAAAGAAAAGACTCTGCAAGAAGTTATATTGGTTTCCGAACGGTACAAGATATTCCTGAAGGTACAGCTAAATTCAGAAAAAGAACCAACTAA
- a CDS encoding DUF4270 family protein: protein MIKNITKVFNITAVLVLGSLAVLSCESDADQLGSQFFQNGAQGNETTFPVIAYNANNNDSIRIRTDNLQTDSATLGAFAEPQFGMQKSAYVTQVRLSSYAPDFGTNPVLDSAVMLIKPSYSADSITTITKEDYIYPEGAVAAKSVVNRYPVKKYGKAKINGKTIFNIKVHEVNEFLFSRAEKFYSNKNVATSNLLGSKVFDGNISSVKLTKDSDNSVLYESDPSIRIHLDSLFFQNNIMKKASSAELADAATFIRYFKGMKISIEENDGYIFKFAPGALALRLYYKKDKTVSGTTTRETATFDLDLGANNVHFNQITFDRSGTPSQLALANVDKINGDPKIFAQGMGGPGIGLRVPKATVDLIKNMYKNEKIGITTAKLRIYTDKSTWDNTYKKPGSFVVNERIINTDNSYTNLYTFLTDMNTLANSGNYYLVKPYNLNSNPAYYDIGITQTFKNIIEADAANNDIILNVGSYSVDAKGTLIGLQYPDFGAQNFNNRYYTPNRAVFVGSDPTNEQQRAKLILTYGKK from the coding sequence ATGATAAAAAATATAACGAAAGTATTTAATATTACTGCAGTTTTAGTATTAGGTAGTTTAGCGGTGTTAAGTTGTGAATCGGATGCTGATCAGTTGGGTTCACAGTTTTTTCAGAATGGTGCGCAAGGAAATGAAACTACATTCCCTGTTATTGCCTACAATGCTAATAATAACGACTCTATAAGAATTAGAACAGATAATTTACAGACCGATAGTGCCACTTTAGGCGCATTTGCGGAACCACAATTTGGTATGCAGAAATCTGCTTATGTAACTCAGGTTCGTCTTTCTTCTTATGCACCTGACTTTGGTACAAATCCCGTGTTGGATTCTGCGGTGATGTTGATTAAGCCTAGCTATAGTGCTGATTCAATAACTACCATTACAAAGGAAGATTATATTTATCCTGAAGGTGCAGTTGCTGCAAAAAGTGTAGTTAATAGATACCCAGTGAAAAAATATGGCAAAGCCAAAATCAACGGGAAAACGATTTTCAATATCAAAGTTCATGAAGTGAACGAATTCCTTTTCAGCCGTGCAGAGAAATTTTACTCCAATAAAAACGTTGCGACAAGCAACTTACTGGGTTCGAAAGTGTTTGATGGCAATATTTCTTCAGTAAAGCTTACAAAAGACTCCGATAATTCGGTGCTGTATGAATCAGATCCGTCCATCAGGATTCATTTGGACAGCCTATTCTTCCAGAATAATATCATGAAAAAGGCTTCTTCTGCCGAATTGGCTGATGCAGCAACTTTTATAAGATATTTCAAAGGGATGAAAATTTCTATTGAAGAAAATGACGGTTACATTTTTAAGTTTGCTCCAGGTGCACTAGCTTTGAGGCTTTACTACAAGAAAGATAAAACGGTTAGTGGAACCACAACTCGTGAAACTGCTACATTTGACCTTGATTTGGGGGCGAACAACGTGCATTTTAACCAAATTACTTTCGACCGTTCAGGTACGCCATCACAATTAGCACTTGCCAATGTGGACAAAATTAACGGGGATCCTAAAATTTTTGCGCAGGGAATGGGTGGACCAGGTATTGGTTTGAGAGTTCCTAAAGCAACTGTTGATTTAATCAAGAATATGTACAAAAATGAGAAGATAGGGATTACCACTGCCAAATTGCGTATTTATACCGACAAATCAACTTGGGACAATACTTACAAGAAACCAGGAAGCTTTGTGGTGAATGAAAGAATTATCAATACGGATAACTCCTACACCAATTTGTACACCTTCCTAACGGATATGAATACGTTGGCAAATTCCGGAAATTATTATCTCGTGAAACCTTATAACCTGAACAGCAATCCGGCTTATTATGATATCGGAATCACACAGACATTTAAAAATATCATAGAAGCTGATGCGGCGAACAATGACATTATATTAAATGTGGGCAGCTATTCTGTGGATGCTAAAGGAACGCTCATCGGATTACAGTATCCCGATTTTGGTGCCCAAAACTTTAACAATCGTTATTATACGCCAAATAGGGCAGTATTCGTGGGATCGGATCCAACTAATGAGCAGCAGCGAGCAAAATTAATTTTAACTTACGGAAAAAAATAA
- a CDS encoding NAD(P)/FAD-dependent oxidoreductase: MRNVDYIIVGGGYAGFFFAHQLIMNNKSFVIFSDDRKSASQVSAGIINPVVLKKFTTFWLAEEQIDLLKKTLSEIENYTGQNYLIQENIHRIFHDEKEKELWLKKAEHQDLKLFLNKYFKDLDTVKNRFQSGVVNESARLNVADFFSDFNEYLTENKLLIQERFHYSKLQEHLYKDFQFKNIVFCEGMGVKENPYFSEIPVVPNKGHHLKVKLSRPLPFQLTLKKKHFLFPLKNNSYYYGGTYDRDQLHHKIDDSAKEQLINGLCEFYPHDFEVEEIEFGFRPTVKDRRPIIGRHPKHENFYVFNGLGARGILNGCYFSRELYEHIENGKPLHPEVDLKRFQKYKKISNKVIIFAMSSRRIK, from the coding sequence ATGAGAAATGTAGATTACATTATTGTTGGTGGCGGTTATGCGGGGTTTTTCTTTGCACACCAACTTATTATGAATAATAAATCATTTGTGATTTTTTCCGATGATAGAAAAAGTGCTTCTCAAGTTTCGGCAGGAATCATTAATCCAGTCGTTTTGAAGAAGTTCACTACTTTTTGGTTGGCAGAAGAGCAAATAGATCTATTAAAAAAAACATTGAGTGAAATTGAAAACTACACTGGTCAAAACTATTTAATCCAAGAAAATATCCATCGCATATTTCATGACGAAAAAGAGAAAGAACTTTGGTTAAAGAAAGCCGAACACCAGGACTTAAAGTTGTTTCTAAATAAGTATTTTAAAGATTTAGATACCGTAAAAAACAGGTTTCAAAGTGGTGTCGTCAATGAATCTGCACGTTTAAATGTAGCTGATTTTTTTAGCGACTTTAATGAATATTTGACAGAAAATAAGCTTCTTATTCAAGAAAGGTTCCATTATTCAAAACTTCAGGAACATTTATACAAAGATTTTCAGTTTAAAAACATTGTATTCTGTGAAGGAATGGGTGTGAAGGAAAATCCTTATTTTTCCGAAATTCCAGTTGTTCCCAATAAAGGGCATCATCTGAAAGTTAAACTTTCAAGACCACTTCCGTTTCAATTAACACTAAAGAAAAAGCACTTTTTATTTCCACTAAAAAATAATTCTTACTATTACGGCGGAACTTACGACCGTGACCAACTTCACCATAAGATTGACGATTCTGCAAAAGAGCAGCTCATTAACGGACTGTGCGAATTCTATCCCCACGATTTTGAAGTGGAAGAAATAGAATTTGGCTTTCGGCCAACCGTAAAAGATCGAAGACCAATTATAGGAAGACATCCAAAGCATGAAAATTTCTACGTTTTCAACGGTTTGGGCGCAAGAGGGATTTTGAATGGATGCTATTTTTCTCGCGAACTTTATGAGCATATTGAAAATGGAAAACCGCTGCATCCGGAAGTGGACTTGAAAAGGTTTCAGAAATACAAAAAGATTTCAAATAAAGTTATTATATTTGCGATGTCATCAAGACGAATCAAATGA
- a CDS encoding asparaginase, protein MKRKVLLIYTGGTIGMEKDYESGSLVPFDFSNIFKKIPEMKLIECEVSVHPFKKPLDSSDMGPNEWKIIANYIGKNYEKYDGFLILHGTDTMSYTASALSFMLKNLRKPVILTGSQLPIGDLRTDAKENLLTSLYYASLYENDEAVIQEVAVYFEYKLLRGNRTLKYSAEYFDAYRSPNYPVLGQSGVHLKVEKDLLLRPKTDAEFTVDDHISRDVLFWRIFPGMHLDHFSEIPNMKVLILQVFGSGTIFNTEKTQQILKFLRERGTEIVVVSQCVSGGISFGKYSNSNIFNTIGAISGHDITAESAITKAMHLLENPNYEGSFSENFSKSLCGEVTE, encoded by the coding sequence ATGAAACGAAAAGTACTCCTCATCTACACCGGCGGAACAATCGGGATGGAAAAAGATTATGAATCAGGAAGTTTGGTTCCTTTTGATTTCTCGAATATCTTCAAGAAAATTCCGGAAATGAAATTGATTGAGTGTGAAGTTTCGGTTCATCCCTTCAAAAAGCCGCTCGATTCTTCGGATATGGGTCCAAATGAGTGGAAAATTATCGCCAACTACATCGGCAAAAATTATGAGAAATATGACGGATTCCTGATTCTTCACGGAACTGATACGATGTCTTACACCGCATCTGCATTGAGTTTCATGTTAAAAAATTTGAGAAAACCCGTGATTCTTACAGGTTCGCAATTGCCGATTGGAGATTTGAGGACGGATGCAAAGGAAAATCTTTTGACAAGTCTTTATTATGCAAGTTTGTACGAAAATGATGAAGCGGTCATTCAAGAAGTTGCGGTTTATTTTGAATATAAATTGTTGCGTGGGAATAGAACTTTGAAGTATTCCGCGGAATATTTTGATGCATATCGATCGCCAAATTATCCGGTTTTAGGACAATCGGGAGTTCATCTGAAAGTGGAAAAGGATTTGTTGTTAAGACCGAAAACTGACGCTGAATTTACGGTAGACGACCATATTTCGCGGGATGTTTTGTTTTGGCGAATTTTCCCGGGAATGCATTTGGATCATTTTTCAGAAATTCCGAATATGAAGGTTTTGATTTTGCAGGTTTTTGGTTCTGGAACTATTTTTAATACTGAAAAGACACAGCAAATTTTAAAGTTTCTGCGTGAAAGAGGTACTGAAATAGTGGTGGTTTCGCAATGTGTTTCGGGTGGAATCTCTTTTGGAAAATACTCCAATTCCAATATTTTCAACACAATCGGTGCAATTAGCGGACATGATATCACGGCTGAAAGTGCGATAACCAAAGCGATGCATCTTTTGGAAAATCCTAATTACGAAGGAAGTTTTTCAGAGAATTTTTCTAAAAGTCTTTGCGGGGAAGTAACAGAATGA
- the porN gene encoding type IX secretion system ring subunit PorN/GldN, translating to MSILNAKSPESFRKYREMGMMKQGDSMVSTKVTPLKYGFIEDHDILKSTVVWEIIDMNDKINQPFYHNEDGLVSQNKSLYQILFDAINDGRIKEVYDDELFTTRLSPDAIQARIKNEVMSDAGIDRLNEAGKLTDEEKKEFTNVYETKTENVKVLKIKGMWYIDRRDSQMKYRLLGIAAMGQDPSTMGQYGPDGQPLAAKDELIDLFWVYYPDAREVLANSVAFNNKNLSSDITFDDLLNARRFSTVIYKTDNGLGNGVIKDYIPRDADSQLEESERLKAQILQMENDMWNY from the coding sequence ATGTCGATTTTGAATGCGAAATCACCAGAATCCTTTAGAAAATATAGAGAAATGGGAATGATGAAACAGGGCGATTCGATGGTTTCTACCAAAGTTACTCCGCTTAAATATGGTTTCATCGAAGATCATGATATCTTAAAAAGTACAGTGGTTTGGGAGATTATTGATATGAATGATAAAATTAATCAACCTTTTTATCATAACGAGGATGGTTTAGTTTCTCAAAATAAATCTTTATATCAAATTCTTTTCGATGCAATTAACGATGGAAGAATTAAGGAAGTTTATGATGATGAACTTTTTACTACAAGATTAAGTCCAGACGCAATTCAGGCAAGAATCAAGAATGAAGTAATGAGCGACGCCGGAATCGATCGGTTGAATGAAGCGGGAAAATTGACAGATGAAGAAAAGAAAGAATTTACCAACGTGTACGAAACCAAAACTGAAAACGTAAAGGTTTTGAAAATCAAAGGAATGTGGTATATCGATAGAAGAGACAGCCAAATGAAATACAGACTTTTGGGAATTGCAGCAATGGGGCAAGATCCTTCTACAATGGGACAATACGGACCAGATGGACAACCTTTGGCAGCTAAAGATGAATTAATCGATTTGTTCTGGGTGTATTATCCAGATGCTCGTGAAGTTCTTGCAAACTCTGTAGCTTTCAACAATAAAAACTTGTCCTCTGATATTACTTTTGATGATTTATTGAATGCAAGAAGATTTTCTACTGTCATCTACAAAACAGATAATGGTTTAGGAAACGGGGTAATAAAGGATTATATTCCTCGTGACGCAGATTCACAGTTGGAGGAAAGCGAAAGGCTGAAAGCGCAAATCCTGCAAATGGAAAACGATATGTGGAATTACTAA
- the glmS gene encoding glutamine--fructose-6-phosphate transaminase (isomerizing) has translation MCGIVGYTGFQDAYEVVINGLRRLEYRGYDSAGIVLEQPSHFDVAKTKGKVDDLVRISKNLQGKSHVGMGHTRWATHGVPSDKNSHPHISNNGKIALVHNGIIENYDTIKIMLTEKGFTFHSETDTEVLVNLIQFFMDTNPDIDFPTAVRYSLNEVYGAYAITVLHDDYPGVLVVARLGSPLAIGLGNNEYFIASDASPFVEFTKEAVYLEEGHMATISLEKGVDIRNIKDNEKITPQVQELKLSLEQIEKGGYEHFMLKEIFEQPKSIHDTLRGRLLVEEGIIKMAGIWDHLERINQAQKITIIACGTSWHAGLIGEYLIEEFARIPVEVEYASEFRYRNPIITEKDIVIAISQSGETADTMAAIKMAKEKGAFIYGICNVVDSSIARITDAGSYTHAGPEIGVASTKAFTAQLTILSLIALKLGKHNGNLSNQEFMRLISELDAIPKKVEEVLESTHEITKEIAKNFVDSQNFLYLGRGYNFPAALEGALKLKEISYIHAEGYPAAEMKHGPIALIDENMPIVIIAPKQGHYDKIVSNVQEIKARKGKVIAVVNKGDTQVSQMADYVIEFPETSECFSPIIASVPLQLLAYYIAVYRGANVDQPRNLAKSVTVE, from the coding sequence ATGTGTGGAATTGTCGGATATACAGGATTTCAAGACGCTTACGAAGTTGTAATCAATGGTCTTCGCAGGTTAGAATATAGAGGTTATGACAGTGCAGGAATTGTGCTGGAGCAGCCTTCACATTTCGATGTTGCCAAAACAAAGGGCAAAGTGGATGATTTGGTTAGAATCTCCAAAAATTTGCAAGGAAAATCCCATGTCGGTATGGGGCATACTAGATGGGCAACTCACGGTGTTCCAAGTGATAAAAATTCGCACCCACATATTTCAAATAATGGTAAAATTGCCTTGGTACATAACGGGATTATTGAGAATTACGATACCATCAAGATCATGCTTACTGAAAAGGGATTTACCTTCCATTCGGAAACAGATACTGAAGTTCTGGTCAATCTTATCCAGTTTTTTATGGACACTAATCCAGACATTGATTTTCCAACGGCTGTACGATACTCGCTAAATGAGGTTTATGGCGCTTATGCAATTACAGTACTGCATGATGATTATCCGGGTGTTTTGGTGGTTGCAAGGCTTGGTTCCCCTTTAGCTATTGGATTGGGTAACAATGAATATTTCATCGCTTCCGATGCATCACCTTTTGTTGAATTTACAAAGGAGGCAGTTTATCTGGAAGAAGGTCATATGGCAACCATCTCTCTTGAAAAAGGGGTTGACATCAGAAATATTAAGGATAACGAAAAAATAACTCCTCAAGTACAGGAACTTAAATTAAGTCTTGAGCAGATCGAAAAGGGCGGTTATGAGCACTTCATGCTCAAAGAAATTTTCGAACAGCCCAAATCAATTCACGATACATTAAGAGGAAGATTGCTGGTCGAAGAAGGCATTATTAAAATGGCCGGAATCTGGGATCACCTGGAAAGAATCAATCAGGCGCAAAAAATCACCATTATTGCTTGCGGAACTTCTTGGCACGCAGGTCTGATTGGTGAATATCTAATAGAAGAATTTGCAAGAATTCCGGTAGAAGTTGAATATGCCTCAGAATTCAGATACAGAAATCCCATTATTACTGAAAAAGACATCGTGATTGCAATTTCGCAATCAGGCGAAACTGCAGATACCATGGCTGCGATTAAAATGGCCAAAGAAAAAGGTGCTTTCATCTACGGAATTTGTAACGTAGTAGATTCATCAATTGCGAGAATTACCGACGCAGGTTCTTACACGCACGCAGGTCCGGAAATCGGAGTTGCTTCTACAAAAGCATTTACAGCACAGTTGACCATCCTTTCATTGATTGCCTTGAAATTAGGTAAACATAATGGTAATTTGAGCAATCAGGAATTCATGAGATTGATTTCAGAACTTGATGCCATTCCTAAAAAAGTAGAAGAGGTGTTGGAAAGTACCCACGAAATCACAAAAGAGATTGCAAAAAATTTCGTTGATTCCCAAAATTTCCTTTATTTGGGAAGAGGTTACAATTTCCCAGCTGCTTTGGAAGGAGCTCTTAAATTGAAAGAAATTTCCTATATCCATGCAGAAGGTTATCCAGCTGCTGAAATGAAGCATGGCCCTATTGCTTTGATTGACGAAAATATGCCTATTGTAATCATTGCTCCAAAACAAGGGCATTACGATAAGATTGTCAGCAATGTTCAGGAGATTAAAGCAAGAAAAGGAAAAGTAATTGCCGTAGTGAACAAAGGGGATACACAGGTTTCACAAATGGCAGATTACGTAATTGAATTTCCGGAAACGTCCGAATGTTTTTCCCCAATTATAGCATCGGTTCCCCTGCAGCTACTCGCATATTACATCGCTGTTTACAGAGGTGCAAATGTGGATCAGCCGAGAAACCTTGCAAAATCAGTTACCGTAGAATAA
- the porM gene encoding type IX secretion system motor protein PorM/GldM — protein sequence MAQGKQTPRQKMINLMYLVFIAMLAMQIDQEIIRSYNDTNQTLTDTRGLVEQKNDKIFEKTLEAKAANTPDTYAQPLEQYRGLKAKTNDLVSFIEGIKADLKKDAGFTEGVDVTDNFATLNNTEPSSKKFFDGADETKPSKTSADLKAKMADLKDFISATFGSNAEMSKTLVPRATKNLATEFEKGKTIKNKNWLQYKFYGQPLIAALSNLEVIQSEARNLQSDALMAMLQEKVDADIKFDSYKAIVSAPSTIIQGEAAPATVAIGNYSSNVPGLSMPGLSVQNGLGSTNLNTSALGDHKFSGTISFTDVNGKSISLPYDHTYKVIAGAQELKAQKGAIVTADKMNVLYRGLPNPVSGSILGADMAGISLSASGASVSGSGGKWIVSPGAGNVVKLTISGRDPKGGTISQSFDFRVKNVPPPQGQVQGKNVVSMPASSIPNQKVAVAMPDFDFPVSFTVNSFMFKVPGRAAMMVTGNSMASVAALTKNLRSGDIAAVFNISATATGLGGQALKQIPPVIINVQ from the coding sequence ATGGCACAAGGAAAACAGACCCCTCGTCAGAAGATGATTAACCTGATGTATCTGGTCTTCATCGCGATGCTTGCAATGCAGATCGACCAGGAAATCATCAGATCATATAACGATACCAATCAAACTCTTACCGATACAAGAGGTTTGGTAGAACAAAAAAATGATAAAATTTTTGAAAAAACATTAGAAGCAAAAGCAGCTAATACTCCCGATACCTATGCGCAACCTCTCGAACAGTATAGAGGATTAAAAGCAAAAACAAACGACCTGGTTTCGTTTATTGAGGGAATTAAAGCAGATTTGAAAAAAGACGCCGGTTTTACAGAAGGTGTAGATGTTACGGATAACTTCGCAACTTTGAATAATACTGAACCTTCATCTAAAAAGTTTTTTGATGGTGCAGATGAAACCAAACCTTCAAAAACTTCTGCAGATCTTAAAGCAAAAATGGCAGATTTAAAGGATTTTATTAGTGCTACTTTCGGTTCGAACGCTGAAATGAGTAAGACACTGGTTCCTAGAGCTACAAAAAACTTAGCAACAGAATTTGAAAAAGGAAAAACCATCAAAAACAAAAATTGGCTTCAATACAAATTCTATGGTCAACCATTGATCGCTGCACTATCTAATCTAGAAGTTATACAGTCCGAAGCAAGAAATTTGCAATCTGATGCTTTAATGGCGATGCTTCAAGAAAAAGTTGATGCAGATATTAAGTTCGATTCATACAAAGCTATTGTCTCCGCTCCTTCAACCATTATACAAGGTGAAGCTGCTCCTGCAACTGTTGCTATTGGGAACTACTCAAGCAATGTTCCGGGATTATCCATGCCTGGATTGAGTGTTCAGAATGGTTTAGGTTCTACTAATTTAAACACAAGTGCTTTAGGAGACCATAAATTTAGTGGAACAATTTCGTTCACAGATGTTAATGGAAAATCAATATCTCTTCCGTACGACCACACGTACAAAGTTATCGCAGGAGCTCAAGAGTTGAAAGCTCAAAAGGGAGCAATTGTAACAGCAGACAAGATGAACGTACTTTACCGTGGTTTACCGAATCCAGTTTCAGGTTCAATACTTGGTGCAGATATGGCAGGGATTTCTCTGTCAGCTTCGGGAGCTTCAGTTAGCGGAAGCGGTGGAAAATGGATCGTTTCTCCAGGAGCTGGAAATGTAGTAAAACTTACAATTTCTGGTCGTGATCCCAAGGGAGGTACCATTTCACAATCTTTCGATTTCAGAGTTAAAAATGTTCCACCACCACAAGGTCAAGTTCAGGGTAAAAATGTTGTTTCAATGCCTGCAAGCTCAATACCTAATCAAAAAGTGGCTGTAGCAATGCCGGATTTCGATTTCCCGGTTAGCTTTACAGTTAACAGCTTTATGTTTAAAGTTCCAGGTAGGGCTGCAATGATGGTTACAGGAAATTCTATGGCTTCTGTAGCTGCTTTAACTAAAAACTTAAGGTCTGGTGATATTGCTGCCGTATTTAATATTTCCGCAACTGCAACAGGTCTAGGTGGACAAGCTCTGAAACAAATTCCGCCGGTGATAATAAACGTACAATAA